The sequence TTATTCTAGGTTGAGTCTTGAGAGACATAGTTTGATTTTCTTACTGCACGCGTCTGTTATAATGTGACACTTAGGCCTTGTTTGTTAATCAAcctaatcacttaaattaaaatattaagcacttatttaatttaagtgcgtttgataatagttgtttctccaccacttaaattagttaattaagttaaaaaattcacttattttgataagtcaaaatatttaacttaacattttaagttaaacattatcaactaatatttttataaaagtcaCATCATTCAATACTTTCGGCACTTATATTATTAAGCACTTAAAaatcagtacttattttttcagcacttaattttcagttttatcaaacagcattGGTTTGTTTCTATAAGTTTCTCGTAATTCAAACTGAAGTCTTACCTCAAAAGGTGTTATAGGTGTTGTTCGTCATTGAAATAGAATTCTTACCTCAAATGTTACACTTATTTTCTTGCTGCATGGGTGTTGTAGGTATTGCTGAGGAGGCAACTTCATTTTTTGGTGAAACAGCTGTACTTTGTATCCAAAAGCAGTATGTAAACCATGCATTAGCTTCCCAAAATTTGCAGAACTCCAATGAGGAGCGCAATTTGCTCCCAGCTAAAAACTTTAGCTCAGAAGATGTTAGTCCAAGACACTTAAAACATGTGCAGGGGAATAATGTACGAGATATTCCTTCAGCTGCAACATCAGGAGGATCTGCTAATCAACCTCCTAATGGTGGCCCTCAAAACTTACCATTTTACAATACTCCTTCACCAATGGGTGCACAGGTAAATATGAATTGGATCATGAGAAGTTTGCAGTAGTCTCCATTTGCCTTTGTCTTTAAAGACTTGAAATGCTAAAACGAGTTACTATGATCTCTTTTATGTTTTTCGAGCAATCTCCAACTTGCTTCTAATCTTCTGTTGAAATTGCACAAATCATACACGGTTTTGATTGATGGAGAATAAtatgtgatattttttttgctcAATTCAGGCAGTGTCCTATATTTCTCTAAGTTCTTTATATTAGCACAGAAGTCGCTAAAACTTCTCTATGTCAGGATTAGGATTTCTGACAGTAAGATTAGGGCAGAAAAGATCTTAGAAGAAGCGAAGaatagagaaagaagagagaaggttaGAGAGGGATCGAGATAAACAGAGAAAAGAGAGAATAGAGAGAGGATTTAGAAGAACGAAATAAGGATTTCATTAATCAATTTCATAATGAATTAGTACATGCTGATTCTCTTAAATAGGAAAAATGGGAAAAGGAAAGTAAAGATGGCCTAACAAATTCATCTCTCTAATAATTCAAACCTACCTTAAAAGGAATAGGAAATACAATCTACCTTAAATCACTCTAATAATTctaacctaccttaaataagaaAAGGAATTACACCAATTCACTAAATAGATAGAATGACAGGTAAGGATGGTAAAGAGCTATTTTAATCCTTTTTCTTTTGCACATATGTAACAATACTTCCCCCTTTAGAGcattcttgtccccaagaatgTCAAAATATGGAGATCAGTGAACTTGAAAGGGCTCTGCGACGGAAATAGCCCATTGAATTTGTAGCGGAAAAATAGTGAACGTGAAAGGGCTTTGTGACTGTGACGGAAACAGACCATCCTTAGTGAGCCATCTTATTGGTTCATACTTGTGAGCATCAACACTCCATAAGAATTTCATTCTTTCCAATGCATATGGTTGATGAACTACCATATCTCCTTGCATTTCATCTTTTGCTATTTGTCCTTCAGCTCGATTTATGAATGCAGCAAATCCACAATTTCTCTCTCGCCATCGTTCTATAGTTATAGTTGCTCCAGGCCACTTCATCTTCACTCTAGCAACAGACTCAACTCTTCCAAATGTTCGTAGAAGAAACTTCTCATCAATAATACCATTTATTGACAAATTCATGCCAATTAAAACAGCTGATAAATCTATAGACTCGTTCATGCCAAAGGAAACTTGGATTAGCTTTGAGTCATTAAAACCTCCTTTTTCAGAAGCATAAGGTCTCCCTTGTCTAATGGAAGTAGTGCAAGGGCTCAGAGCCTTAGCATCAAGTTGAGCATTAGGAGTCGCACTCCTTGGTAAGGAAGAACCAATAAGAGCATAACTACGAGAGTAAGGAAGCCCAATTGTTTGGCCAACCGATGGGCTCATATTTGCTCCAAATAGTATAGTGTCTGGAGTTTTCGGGTTGGCCACTGGTATCAGATTGGTTTCAGGCAGAAGTTGTGGTTTGGTTGGGGTGTTTTGGGTGTAAGGTGAAGTAGTTAATGGAGGTGTGAATGTAGGGTTAGGTTTCTGAGTTGTTACAGGTGTTGGATTTATTTCAGCAGAGGTTATGGTGTAGGAATGGTTAGTTTGGCTCCATTGTTGTGGAGCTAGGGGAGATCTAAATGTAGGATTTGGCTTAGGAGCCTCAATCACATCCTTGAGATGGATGTCAACTTAGGATgattatagagttctatgggttGATATGAACTTGGTTCAGATTTATTTTCAGGTTTCAAACTATTAATCACATAAGAATCAGTAAGGCTGGGATTTACCTTCTCCTTTTCAGGCTTAAAGGCTTCAAACTGTCCTTGATTAACAATTACAACAGTGGACTGCTTCCTTAGCGAAGGCTGCTCTAGCACATCTTCAAATTTTCCTTGCGAATAGAGACCTTCTAATACTATTTTCTTTTgtggcatttcatcaaacagttGGAGGGTGGGTTGCAAGGTTTCATCTTCTTTGTTCTCAGGCATTACATCAAACAACTGGTAGACAATAGAAGAGGGATTTGAAACTCCTTGAGTTTCTAGAATCAATTGAGACAAATTTGAGAAGGATTTGAGGATTTGTTCAAAAGAGTCTTCTTGCTTCTTGCGAAGCAGTTTCCATTGCTCATCAAAGTTTTGTTCCTGCTTGCAGAACAGTTCCGTTCGCTGGTTAAATTCTTCCATGGTCAGAGGAAGGataactctgataccaatgtcaggATTAGAATTTCTAACAGTAAGATTAGGGCAGAAAAGATcttagaagaagagaagaatagagaaagaagagagaaggttaGAGAGAGATCGAGATGAACAGAGAAAAGAGAGAGGATTTAGaagaaagaaataaggattTCGTTAATCAATTTCATAATGAATTAGTACATGCTGATTCTCTTAAATAGGCAAAAAGGGAAAAGGAAAGTAAAGATGGCCTAACAAATTCATCTCTTTAATAATTCAAACCTACCTTAAATAGGAATAGGAAATACAATCTACCTTAAATCACTCTAATAATTCTAACCTACCTTAAGTAAGAAAAGGAAATACAATctaccttaaataagaataggaatTACAACAATTCACTAAGTAGATAGAATGACAGCTAAGGATGGTAAAGATCTCTTTTAATCCTTCTTCTTTTGCACATATGTGACACTCTattagactcttttattttatttgtttggtCATTATTTTTACTCCCTCCATCACATTTCTCAAAAAGTATGATATGTTCTTTATGTACTTTGGGTCCTTATTTAGGGAGAGGATTGATTAGCTAAGCTAGTGGAAAGTTGAAATGTTAACATTTGGTCCTTCCAATTTCCTGTTGCAGCCTGAGCATCATATTCCATCCTTTCTTTGTGGATTGCATGGTTATCTCTaatcatagttgttaaaggcacgCCTCCAGGGAGGCTCAAGGTCCTGAACCTAGTACGTCCTAGACGAGCCTCTGTTTAAAAGGCTCTCGGTTTGTGCTCCTCGGCTGGGCTTTGCAGGCTGTCACGAGTGCCTCTTCTCTTTTTGAGAAATGAttaagttttcaatttttttgactGCTCTCATGAAAATAAAAGGTtgattaatctcaaccactTATCCTGTTTAGGAAACTTAAATCTAAACTGTTGATATCTAAGTAAAAAAGAATAAGAAGAGACGTAAAAACAGAAAGGGAGGGAAGAAGAGTAAGAGTCGTAAAGGAGAGCagttctttcttcttcttccgtgCAATGCAAGAAACCAGCAGAGCTCTGCTTCTAGTGTCGTAATCTCTGTTGTCAACACTTTACTTGatgtttttgacatttattattatgtttttatgtgggATTGTCTTGTTTGTGTGGTTATAAATGTGTGTTTAGTTCATCATAACTTGTGCTTTAACTACTAATATAGTATTAATGACATTAGTATCAAGTATTGATAATTAGATTTCatatctattttctttttaattttctgCAAATTAGGCGCACTcttgcgcctttaacaactatgtcTTGGATCGAAGGATTTCTTCTTGTGGTCCTATTTGTGCTTTTTATATCCTGTCCTAAGCTTGTTTTCCCCTGATCTTAATAActgattgatattttttttccaGAAATTCCTTcttcaataaatcttattttatcCCATTTGTGCACTTTTCTGTTTTACTGGTCAAACTCTATGTTCCTCTTGGACTTATCACAGTGTTGATCATGTTTATATGAGATGTTACTGCATCGGATTGGTGTAACTTGTCTGCATTTCATTTgatattataatattttcacACTTATATAATATGGCATTTGTTCTGCTTTAGTTTTGTTTTCAAGTGTGTATTTCCCATTGTATATTTTCACCATCAATCTAAGATCCTTGACATTTTGCAGCTATCAGGTGTTGCCCCTCCGCCCCTGTGTAGAATTGGACAGCCAAATGGTCCAAATCCTAGCTCCCTTGTCACTGATAACTCTACGAGGTCAATAATAAACGCCAATATTCAAGCCCCTCGAAGAAAATTTGTTGATGAAGGGAAATTACGAAAGGTTGAAACTTGCTCATTCATATACTTTCTGAGTTGCTCTTCTAATGTATTATATTTGCTGTTGCATGTGTATTTTTATCGATTAGAAAGCAATCTATTGTTTGTCCTAGATAGCATAATGCATTAGTGCTATACTCTAATTCATTTGCCAAGTGTATAGGATTTGAAACAGGGAGATTATGGCCAAAGTACAAAATGACTTATGAACTTGTATCCTCCGGAAAAATTGGTCGAAATTAACTTTTTTGGACTAATTTGTGTCTGAATTTGTAACTCAGGACGAGTCAAATTGAGTAAAAGAATAATGGCAGTGCGTGTAAGTGTAACACATTCTCATGCTCTTGTCATCATATTATTGGTGTGCCGGACGTGCTGTCCCTTCTATTAGTTAGTCTGTTTGACTTGTCATGAGTTGACAAGTTCACAAGCCACTTGTTCTAGAAAATTTTATTTGGGTCAATTTTTCAAAAGGTACAAATTCATTGGTTTGTACTTGTAgaaagattatatatatattgtttgcaTTTCAGTATATTATAGGTTTGCCTTGAGTATGAAGCGACCCATTAGTTTCTGAGCTAAGATTTAGCATGCAAAACTATGAAAATATCTGCACTCTAGAAGGTATAACCTCCTAAAAATTGTTTTGAGAATATTTTTGTCATTGAATACTGGATTTCAGTTTACCCTTTGTATTTGTTTGTTTTGCCTGTATTGAATCTGATTGCTGTATTTTTGTCTATATAGGTGTAAATGGGACTTCTCTTTATGCGTTGATACATTTAGTTGTCTAGCTTTGTTGTGTCATGTAATTTTCCTCTGTTGGTTGACCCTGTTTTTGTGTCCTCGAGTATTTCCTTATTCTTGATTAGATTAATAGAGTGTCCATATTTATCTGTTTGATTAGATTAATAGGATGTTCATATTTATCTGTTTGATTAGATTAGTTATCTGTGTACGCAAGACGTCTGGTTCATTTCCCTCGAtgaattatttaagctaagtgttatcattattattttagttttaattttactGTTTTCAGATTTCTGGGAGGTTGTTTTCTGATTCTGGCCCTCGACGAAGTACAAGACTTGCTGCTGAAACAGGGGTAAATTCAAATGCAGGTGCCACTGTGGTGGCAGGAAATGGGATTAGCAACTCTTCTAAATTTCTTGGTGGTTCTAAATTGAGCTCTATGGCTCTACGTTCTGTGACAATTCGTAAAGGACAGTCATGGGGCAATGAAAATTGTGATGAAGGTGACTTTTCCTTGCATTCAGTAATTTGAGTAGCTAGGTTATCAATTACTATGTTAGTTGATTCTGGTTTCATTCTATCTTTTGAAACTGTAGCATGATAATGAAGTAGTGTTACTatttcagtttctttacttTAATTTGAACTTCAATACTAAGTCTTTGGATGCAGTTTCCCTGTTATGAGGCCTGTAAAGCCCTTGCTCCTAATGacatgtgtgtgtatatatattggTGACATAAACCGACCTTTTAAGCAATCAGGCCAAAAAACTTTCGTATTTTGATATCCAAACTTTGGAGCCTCATAAGAGGGAAACTGCATCCAACCTTTGGAGCCTCATAAGAGGGAAATTGCatccatttttttttcatttctttgTTTTGAATCctatttttacttagttcatcCTTTCCAGTTTTTGCTGCTCCCTTCTTCAACCCTCCGGTCAATAGTCCACATAGGCAAAATGCATGCACATCTCCATCTCCGTcgttaatctcttcaactcgcCATTGTTCCACTCACAATAAAAGTTAGaactcttttattatttttatttttatttgctaatggttagaaaccgaatTAAAAGGCTAACCGATCGAAGGTTAACTGAATTTAGTGGACTAGTGTATgattagtgtttttaaaaaaccgatcaaatggttaaccgaccgaattaaccttaatggactggttaaccgaccacgaGCACCCGTATGCCTCTAACTTCAAACTCTCTTCTCTTTGCTttttgcaactattgttcttccATCATACTATCTTCCTTCTTGAGGTGCTTGACTACTACTTATCCAagtctttcatttttttaattaagggaTACGCAATGAAACTTTTGATGATTCACGTGCCAATACTATGGCAAATTCTAGTTCGTCACCCTCTGTTGATGTGAGATCTTTGGAGTCTGAAGGAGCATCCGTCCCAGTTGGTGGAGTTATGATGAGTGCCTCAAGGGTCTTAAGTGGTGCTTCAGAAATATTAGGCCTTTTGAGATCTCTTGGAGAAGGCTACAGACTTTCTTGCTTGTACAGGTGCCAGGTATAATATGACGGTTTCTGAAAAATACTTGTGTTATTACATTCATATTCCCTTGACTATGTACTCATTTCTaaggtatttttttttactttaatatgGCAGGATGCATTAGATGCCTATATGAAGCTACCCCACAAACATTACAATACAGGCTGGGTACTTTCCCAGGTACTGCTAGTTCTTGAACTTTATCATCCAGTGATTCTTTACATGATTGTACCACTCTTCTTATTTGCACGTGAGGTGCTACTTGACACAGTACTTGGTATGCTCAAATACAGGTTGGAAAAGCGTATTTTGAATTAGTGGATTATTTGGAAGCTGACAGGGCATTCAGTCTTGCCCGTCGAGCATCGCCTTACAGTTTGGAAGGACTTGATATATATTCTACTGTTCTATATGTGAGTATTTTAATCCCAATTCCTTCATAGATTATGTTACTGTACCTGTGTTATCATTATAATTTATGCTTTGGTAAGAAAAAGTTATGAAAGAGAATTGCCTTGCAACTGAAATAAAATTGCGACACTGGCCCGTAATCTCTTCTTAACCGATTTAGCTTATTTTCAACTGGATATGCTTATGGAAAGGACTAGCTGCCTTATCGATTTCTTTCAACTGTTAAAAAGTCCAGATGGAAATGCAGTGTCTCCCTGGcattctcttattcctatttCTTACATATCAATTcgttgcttaatttgaagttatTTGTACATTGGTTGCAGCATTTAAAGGAGGACATGAAGTTAAGTTACTTGGCTCAGGAACTGTTATCAACTGATCGTTTAGCTCCTCAATCTTGGTAATGGCATTATATTTTGCATTTATACCTCGCttttattttacatattaaTGTTTTTATCTCTCTCAAGATATATAGCTGTTACCAGCTTAGTGTCTCTCCTTTTGGAATTAAGTTCTTGATATTTTTTTCTCTAGTTGACTTGCTTTTCTATGCGCAACTCAAATAACAAATTCAATTTGATTATCTTATGAAAGTTGTCTTCATTTAAAATTTGTTGGCCATCCCTTCAGATGCTGCTtaatttaatcttttttttttcttgttatgCATTAAAGTTCGAAATCTTGAAGTTTACTTTCTGAGAAAACTAGGGTCCGTGTTCATCATTCTGTGGCAGCTTCGTTTGGGATGTAAACATGTTATGTTAATAGTTGTATTGTGTTATTTATAGGTGTATAACGATCAGCCTGTTTTGGCATTAATTGCCTCCATATATGTTGCAGGACTATGCTTGAAACAAATTTAAGGGTTTTGATGACGTTATTAGTTTCATTCAGTGTCTTGGAGTTATCATCATTCACATCATTTTCCTCACaattttctttcctttggaaATGCAGGATTGCCATGGGAAATTGCTACAGTTTGCAAAAAGACCATGAAACTGCCTTGAAAAACTTTCAGCGGGCTGTGCAGCTTGATTCAAGATTTGCATATGCTCACACTCTCTGTGGTCATGAGTATGTTGCTTGGTTTTTCTGCCAATTCAAATATTATGATTTAAAATAAGAAATTCGGGAGTGGAAATTTTCTGTATCTTGACATTCACTAATATTGTATATCTGCAATTGAACTTTTGCTGCAGATACGTAGCTTTAGAGGATTTTGAGAGTGGAATTAAGAGTTACCAGAGTGCCCTGCGGATTGATAGTAGACATTATAACTCTTGGTATGGACTTGGGATGGTGTATCTTCAGCAAGAGAAGTTCGAGTTTTCTGAGCATCACTTTCGGATGGCTTTCCAAATAAATCCACATTCTTCTGTTATCATGTCGTATCTCGGAATGGCTTTGCATGCTTTAAAGGTTCCACATTTGGTGAATTAATGGCTATATTCAGGGATTTCTTTATTGATAATCTTCCGTCAAATGTCTGAATGTGCTTTTATTCTGTATGACAGAGAAATGCAGAAGCTCTGGATATGATGGAAAGAGCAATCTTAGCTGATAAGAAGAACCCTCTCCCCATGTATCAAAAGGCCAGCATCCTCATGAGCTTGGAAAGTTTTGAAGAAGCTCTTGAAGTTCTAGAAGAGTTGAAAGAATACGCCCCTCGGGAAAGCAGTGTATATGCTTTGATGGGTAAGATATATAAGAGGCATAACATGCATGAGAAGGCAATGCTTCATTTTGGTCTTGCTCTGGATTTGAAACCATCTGCAACCGACGTTGCTACAATTAAGGTGATTAACCTTTTTCACTTGAAATTCTTTTGGGATTGAATATCATAATCGAAACTAGTTGCACAGGCATTGGGCACCATCAAAGTTATCTTGTTTCTCCGGTAATTTACACCTATGGTCCCTCAACTTTGgccttactttctttatgatCCCTAAACTTTAGAACTGGATATAGAAGTCCATTAATTGTCATTTACTAACATAAAATCCCTTACGGCCTCAAAATAACTAatgatgacctcaaaatgaaagagtctaagaattaaagttgtttagaaccacaTTTCCCAAGGAACCACCGTTTTATCCAAATCACCGTTTTCGAAGCTTCCTTTTTAAACaaccactttctctctcttaaccaAAAAATACTTAAAATGACCTCAAAGCCAAAACATTCAATAATTCAAAGTTGAGGGGCCATAATGAAAATACGGACAAAGTGGAGggggccatgggtgtaatttacccttagaAAATGATTGTTCTCTGCGCTTCTCTGAGTGTTCAATTGAAGTAGATGAGAGTCCTTCACCTGAAGTTATTATTGATGCATAATGTACTTGAAATGATATCATCTTTGTTTCTTTACTAAATCAAAAATCAAATGGTTTGGATATTGATATGGACTGCCTTTTGCTTCCACATTTTCTGTTCACGCCGTTCGTATGTTTATATTTGTACAGGCGGCCATTGAGAAGCTGCATGTACCGGATGAAATAGAAGACTGTTTGTAGGAACTACACGAAAAAGAACCTGCCAAATTCTCTTGCACGTAACCGTTGGCGAGAAAGAGTTCCCCGGCTTGTGCTCTCGGTCGGTCGGATGCCTCCTTTCAGTTGGCAGGCCAATGGAATTGGTTACACCGTTGATCAATATGCTGACAGAAGAATTGAGCTATAACAAAGGTGCTGGAAATTGACATCTTTTAGCAGTAGATACGCAAATTGTTGTAAGATTTATATGTAGTTGTTTATAGCTGTATTTAATTTTTCATCTATGAATTATAACTCCAAATTAAATGTTCCCTAGTGAATTGTGACTTGAATTTTGAATTTCTAAATCTTTAGGATACTAAAATTGTAATCAGATGATATTAGTGAAGTCCTGTGCTTATTCCATTTAGAATCCAATTATTTATATGCTCCATGTAGTTTTTGTTTGGAGCTTTTTGAATTCAAAATATGGAATTTTATAATCAAACAGCTAACCaataaataaaagggtaaagtttaaataaaacccctgtagtttcactaattttgtcaaaacgaggattgaggtttcgcacttttaataatgctattaaaattatctttaacgacctgaaaatgaaaattttcaagaattaaagttgttcaatgtcatatttttttatggaactacatttttgattttagaaaatcatcttttttggaattctctctctaaacattaactttttctctctttaccaaacatcatctaaataacctcgaaataaaaaagttgaagaattaaagttgcttagaatattagtagttattaaaatatgtcatttttgaagtcgtcaaaggtgattttaatagtatcaatcgaaaaagtctttattttgctaaagttgaaaacctcagtcctcgttttgacaaaaagtaaaccacagtcctttatctgaaaattagtgaaatcacatgggttttatttgaaatttactctAAATAAAACACAGGTAAAGTACTCACTAGCTTTACGTaagaactatatatatatatacacacagagagagagaggaaggaTAAAGTGAAAATATGTGAGAATAAATTATCTACGTGAGAACACTCATTaatgatattattataaatatttttatggtGGTAAGGACTTTTCTGATCCTCGTCTCTTAATTGTGAtctctaaactctttctcttattcctgatctttttatttttctgtttctttcgTGATGGTTCTATTTCGGTTTAGATATGTTAAAATTACTGTAAAATTGATTATTATTTAGAACATTCTATTTAACTTTTTAGAAGACATGCtataaaatatagaacataTATTTCAGTATAGTTCTGTTATGCATTGTTCTAAAACTAATGTCTAATGTTCTAAAACTAATGTCTAATGTTCTAAAATTAATCTTATGTTCTTAAAGCATATTTCTAAAGTCACTAAAGTTCAAGCataaaactttttaaaacaTAGACTATAAAATTTAGAACAcatgtaacattatttagaacattttacttaacttttaGAATACAGACTatagaatataaaatatatattttagcatacgttctaaaactaatgtattatgttctaaaacaaattatttagaatattttacttaactttttaaaacACATACTATAAATCTCACATAAGGAAGATGTTCTCACCTGAACCCtccccaatatatatatatatattggtttTTTTGGTATTCTATCAATGAGCTAATTTTGGGCTTTATTTCGCATTGTGCAAACTTCAACTTTGTGGGCTTGGCGAATTTAGCCCAATTAGACCTACACTAAAGTTATTGATTATCAATTTAGTAACTAATTTATGTTATACTACTCAGTCCAACTTATTTATTATGTACTTTCTAAATTTTATCTCCATCAAATCAACCAATAATAGGTGTATACGGAAAATTTGGCTTTATAACATaagaaatatataatttattattctatGTATATTAGACTAACAAGTAAGTAATTTTCTAACTAAGAAGCTTTATAATAAATCTCAGTGACCAAATTGAACGTATTTCATAAGTTAGAAGACTTTCTGTCAATCTTTTTCATGTAATCCTATTCTATTTTGATACTAGTGGAAAATTGAATGGGGAAGGGAAGGAAGAAAATGAGAAGAGCTtatagaggaagaagaaacctTAGGGAATCAACGGTAACACATTTCGGAAACGAGACACGTGTAACCTTCCTCCAACTAACTTAGCTAACAacacgaaaataaaaaatgtagctTATTTAACTTAAATCGACACTCTAATTATTTCTCACATATCATACTTAAAGAGGATTCTTGATCCCACAAGATAGATTTATAAAAGATCTTTCCATGATTCGAATTCTTTTTTAACTATAAGTTTTATCTTAATAGATACCTAAACACCTAATCCTATATAAATCTATAGGATTACTTATTCGGTTATAATCACTGTCGATTGTTCTATCACTTCACTTTATAAAGCACAATTACTTATTTTAGCATCAAGAGTTCCCCGAGTCAGACTTTCAACATTGATTTTATTTGTATGCTTAAACTGTAACATTCCAGTCCGAAGTGGATGGTGTCGAGATAGAAAGAAAACATGAGCAAAGAGTTGCTCTAAGGGATAACGACGATGTGAGTAAGAATGAACTGAATTTCACATTAGAAAAGAGAGAAAGTGACTGAACTTATTACTAAGGCGAATTTCTGATATAAACATAATTTAAAGCCGTGAGGTTCATAATATTGAATTTAGATCAAAATGGACAATATCTATCCATACTATTCCATAAACCTTGGCGAAATTTCCATACGTTTGGTCTAATCACTAATTTATTGGAATACATTAAGGATTGATAGAAGTGGAGATAAGATTGGTAATGTTGTGAAGTAGACATATTTGAAATTTCAAGTATTAGCATTTGGAAATTATTGGAAGGCATTAAATAAACAGTACCCACCACACTACCAAAAATCAACCTTTCTTACTCTAATTTCTTCTATACTTAAAACTTCTTTTCAGTCCATCaacttattatttattaaagaaCAGAAACAATGACTTTTACATTGCACTCTTTAATTCCATGTCTATTGGTCGCCCCACCAATAATTTACAACCCAAATATctcttttattattaaaatttatataaaaaaaatgttttcataTATTTGATGGAATACATTAACTTGCTAAGTAACAACCGAACGTTAAGAATAGTTCAAAAGATGAAGATTGAATTACAGTTGCTTCGCGGCGAATTTGGAGTTAtgataaatatatgtttcgACTATTGTTTATGCTCGATGTACCtttaatagtttttatttatttatttatttttttttgcttttagtAGTCACTTTATTGCCTTTGTGAACCATGTATAAGGCTTAACCTATATAtatgtgaggttttattccttactggTTTTATGTTGTATTGGAATTacgataaatatatgtttcaagTGTTGTTTATGTTCCATGTACCTTTAAtagctttttttttgttttttttttttgcttttagtAGTCACTTTATTGTCCTTGTGGACTATGTGTTAGGCTTAACCTATATGTATCTGAGGTTTTATTTCTTACTGGTTTCA comes from Euphorbia lathyris chromosome 8, ddEupLath1.1, whole genome shotgun sequence and encodes:
- the LOC136202825 gene encoding cell division cycle protein 27 homolog B isoform X1; the encoded protein is MEAILIDCVNNSLRHFLYRNAIFMCERLCAEFPTETNLQLLAGCYLQNNQAYSAYHILKGTQMAQSRYLFAISCFQMDLLNEAEAVLCPVNEPSTEVPNGAAGHYLLGLIHRYTDRRKSAIHHFKQALTIDPLLWAAYEELCVLGIAEEATSFFGETAVLCIQKQYVNHALASQNLQNSNEERNLLPAKNFSSEDVSPRHLKHVQGNNVRDIPSAATSGGSANQPPNGGPQNLPFYNTPSPMGAQLSGVAPPPLCRIGQPNGPNPSSLVTDNSTRSIINANIQAPRRKFVDEGKLRKISGRLFSDSGPRRSTRLAAETGVNSNAGATVVAGNGISNSSKFLGGSKLSSMALRSVTIRKGQSWGNENCDEGIRNETFDDSRANTMANSSSSPSVDVRSLESEGASVPVGGVMMSASRVLSGASEILGLLRSLGEGYRLSCLYRCQDALDAYMKLPHKHYNTGWVLSQVGKAYFELVDYLEADRAFSLARRASPYSLEGLDIYSTVLYHLKEDMKLSYLAQELLSTDRLAPQSWIAMGNCYSLQKDHETALKNFQRAVQLDSRFAYAHTLCGHEYVALEDFESGIKSYQSALRIDSRHYNSWYGLGMVYLQQEKFEFSEHHFRMAFQINPHSSVIMSYLGMALHALKRNAEALDMMERAILADKKNPLPMYQKASILMSLESFEEALEVLEELKEYAPRESSVYALMGKIYKRHNMHEKAMLHFGLALDLKPSATDVATIKAAIEKLHVPDEIEDCL
- the LOC136202825 gene encoding cell division cycle protein 27 homolog B isoform X2, encoding MDLLNEAEAVLCPVNEPSTEVPNGAAGHYLLGLIHRYTDRRKSAIHHFKQALTIDPLLWAAYEELCVLGIAEEATSFFGETAVLCIQKQYVNHALASQNLQNSNEERNLLPAKNFSSEDVSPRHLKHVQGNNVRDIPSAATSGGSANQPPNGGPQNLPFYNTPSPMGAQLSGVAPPPLCRIGQPNGPNPSSLVTDNSTRSIINANIQAPRRKFVDEGKLRKISGRLFSDSGPRRSTRLAAETGVNSNAGATVVAGNGISNSSKFLGGSKLSSMALRSVTIRKGQSWGNENCDEGIRNETFDDSRANTMANSSSSPSVDVRSLESEGASVPVGGVMMSASRVLSGASEILGLLRSLGEGYRLSCLYRCQDALDAYMKLPHKHYNTGWVLSQVGKAYFELVDYLEADRAFSLARRASPYSLEGLDIYSTVLYHLKEDMKLSYLAQELLSTDRLAPQSWIAMGNCYSLQKDHETALKNFQRAVQLDSRFAYAHTLCGHEYVALEDFESGIKSYQSALRIDSRHYNSWYGLGMVYLQQEKFEFSEHHFRMAFQINPHSSVIMSYLGMALHALKRNAEALDMMERAILADKKNPLPMYQKASILMSLESFEEALEVLEELKEYAPRESSVYALMGKIYKRHNMHEKAMLHFGLALDLKPSATDVATIKAAIEKLHVPDEIEDCL